A stretch of DNA from Allomeiothermus silvanus DSM 9946:
ACCTCCAGGACTACTTTGGAGACCACATACATGCCGCCCCAGATGGAGGCGGCCAAAAGCCCTGCGAGGAGGCCACGTCGGACGTCACCGGTCAACACTTCCCCGAGTTTAACCGGATACCAGGGAGATTCAAGGGCTGGGGCTAGGGGCTGGCCGGGTAGCGGCGGGTGATGGGCTGGCCCGGCTGGCCCATCACCCCTTGATCTTGGCCGTTCACCGTCACCCGCACCGCGGCGGGGTTCCCGGCCCGCACCACTACCGGCTGGCTATAGGTGAGGACCGTGCCCTGGGCCGGGATGCCCTCGTAGAGTTTCTGCCCGTTGGCGGTAGTGACCCGGACCCAACTGCGGCCCTCGAGCCGCAGCACCACGCTTGGGGTATTGGTCGGCGGAGTAGTCTGGGGATTGGCCGGGGTTGGACTGGGATTAGATGCCGCGGGCGGGGGCGGCGCTACCTCGAGCGCTACCGAGAGGTCTTTGTTCTCCGTAAGACGCAATGTGGTCTGGTAGGGTTTGAATCCGGGGGCTTCTATCCGCAGTACCCGCTCGCCCACTTCGATGCCGGGGGCCTGCACCGGAGACTGCCCCAGCAGGAAGCCATCCAGGTACACCCTGGCCCCGGGAGGCTGGGTAGTGACCCGCAGGGTGACCCGTTGGGGGGGGGCCGGGGGTGGAGGTGGGGCGACTTCTACGGTGGTGGGTTTGTTTTGGATAGTGAACAGCCGCCAAGCTGCTACCCCGGCCCCTATCAAGATCAGCAGCAATAAGGTCCAGAACCAGATGGGGAGCCCTCTGCGCGGAGGGGCGGCCTCCCCGGTGAGATTAGCTGAGCGGGATCCGGTCTTGGCCGGGAACTCGGCCAGCAAGGGCTCTGGGTCTAGGCCCAGGATCTGCGCGTAGCGGCGAAGATACCCGCGGGATAACGCGGCCTCGGGGAGTTCTTCGTAGCGGCATTCCTCCAGTGCCTCGAGGATGGCCTTGCGCAACGAGAGTTGCCGGGCCATCTCGGCCAAGCTTCTGCCCTGGGCTTCGCGGGCTTCCTTGAGCCTCCGTCCGGTTTCGCACATTGTTTTGCCATTCTATGGCACTTTGGGCCGCTGAGGGTCAGGGTTTGGCACCTAATTCTTCACCTTTTTTAGCCCCGGTGGACTAAGGCACCGGCGATGCGGGCGGCCAGTCGGGCGTTTTCCTCGAGCAAGCGCAGATTGACCTGATCGGTCTGGCCGCCGGAAAGCTCGGAGATCCGCCGCAGCAGGTAAGGGGTTAGGCTCTTGCCTTGGATGCCGTGGCGGGCTGCTTCTTGGTTAGCCTGCTCGACCCAGGCCTGCACCTGTTCGAAAGGGAGTCCCCGGCTTACCGGGTTGGTCACCAAGGTTGCGGAAGGGAGCCCTAGTTCCCTGGCGCGCGCGTAGATCCGGGCCACCTCTTGGGGGCTTTCGGCCTTGGCCGGAAGGCTAAAAGGGCTTTCGGGGGTGTGGAAGGCCGGGAATTTGTCGGTGCGGTAGCCGAGCAGGGTTACCCCGTAGGACTCCAGCCGCTCGAGGGTAGCGGCGAGGTTCAGGATGCTCTTGGCTCCTGAGCACACCACGATGATAGGGGTACGCGCAAGCTCGGTAAGGTCGGCGGATTCGTCGTAGGGGTCGGGGTGGACCCCGCCGATTCCCCCGGTGGCGAACACCGCGATCCCCGCCCGGTGCGCCAGGAAAGTGGTGGTGGCGACGGTGGTTCCGGCGTTTTTACCCTGCGCGGCCAGGGCCGCCAGGTTCCACAGGCTGGCCTTGTCGGCTTTGTCGTCGAGGGCTAGCTGTTCAAGTTCCTGGGAACCCAGGCCCGCTACCACCTCGCCCCCCAGCACGGCGATGGTCGCGGGAATAGCCCCCTCCTCGCGGACGGCGGCCTCGAGCCTTTGCGCGGTGTGCAAGTTCAAGGGGCGCGGCAGCCCGTGGGTGATGACGGTGGACTCCAGGGCCACCACCGGCTGGCCCTCGCGCAGGGCGGTTTCAACTTCGGCGGATAGGCGCATGAGATCAGCATACTGGCCCCGGTCGGGCATAGGTGCGGTGACCCAACACGATCATGGGCCTTAGGTTTAGAGCGCAGGCCACACCAAAACCTCCTGCTCGGCCCGCAGGTTGTGAAACACCAGCCCCTCGGCGGTGAGCAGCATCCGCGCGCCCGCCCCGGGCTGAGCCTCGATCATTAGCCGCACTTGGCGCTCGCCCGCTTGCACCTCTACTGCCTCGAAGCGGCCGTACTGGTGCATCCAGGCCCGGATTACCAGCGGATCCAACCGGGCCATCGTGCCTCGCCCTTCGGTGAGGGCGGTGCGGAGCTGGGCGGTGTGGGCCAGGCGGTGTTGCACCTTGACCAGTCCCAACCGGGCCAGGTGGCCGAGCAATGCGGTGATGGCCTCGAGCCCGAACTTGCTGCGGGCGGAAAGCTCGAGCGGCGAGAGCGGGTCGTTGAGTTGGCTCAAGACGGCGAGTTCGTTGGGAAGCAGGGTGAGCTGGGAAGGAAGGTTGTTCACCGTGAGAACCACTCGGTCGAAGACCCCTACCTCGATTCGCTCGTCGAGCTGGCGAATGGCCTGGAGTAGGTAGTGCTCCAGCGATTCCGTAAGGGTTTGCTCGGGAGTGCGGTCCCCCAACGAGAAGCGGAATGGTCCCTCGCGCAAGCCCAGGATCCGGTAAAGCCCCTCAGCTCCGCCTATCCCGCGGTAGCTGGCGTGTACCGGGCGACCCTTATCCAGATAGATCTCCCCGCGCGGCACGTAAAACCCTCCGCTTTGCTTGCTCTGGCTCAGAAGCTGCAAGAGGTCAATCGGCCCCAGCAGGCTGAAGTCGCCTTCCACAAGGATCAGGATAGGACGCTTGCCGGGGAGGCTTGGGTTATCTGGGTAGCCTGGTGGCGTTTTTTCGCCGAGCGCAGCGAGGGGTGGAACGCTTGCCCTGCTGCTTATTGCTCTACCTGCTCGAGCACCCGCTTCACCGCTCCCAGATAGCTCGTGCCGAAGAAGTGGACGTGGGCTAGCAGGTAGTAAAGCTGGTAGGCCGGGATGGCCCGCCGGACCTCGGGGGGAATCGGGCAAAGCCCCTGGTAATGGCGCCAGAACTCTCCGGGGAAGCCGCCAAATAGCTCCATCATGGCTAGGTCTACGGCCCGCTCACCCCACCATGTCGAGGGGTCTAAGAGGGCGGGTCCGCTTTGGGCGAAGTAGACGTTTCCATGCCACAGATCCCCGTGGAGCAGGGTAGGGCCTTCACTGGGGAGGGGAGAGGAGAGAATTTTCTCGATGCGTGGCCCCAGCCCTCCCAGCTTGCTCCAGGTCGCCTCGAGCCAAGGCCGCATCCGATGCTCGGCCCAGAAGTGGGTCCAGTCCTCGCCGGTGCCCGTAGGCAGTGCAAAGCTCCCCAAAAACACCGGCTCATCCCAGCCGTAGGTGGGCGCACTGGTTCGGTGCAGGGCGCAGAGCATCCGGGCCAGACCCTCCCAGTCGGGTTCGCCAGGCTCGAGGTACTCGAGCACCAGCCCCTCGGGAGAAGCCCAGTACACCTGGGGAACGCGCACCCCTGCTTGCCTGAGGGCGTCGAGCCCCCGGGCTTCGGCCGGGAACATCCCTTTGGGGGGATGGGCGTGGGTTTTGACCACATACGGCCCGGCCCGGGTGACCTGGCTGATCATCCCCCCGCTTAAGACCTCCAGAGGATACTCCCCTAGTCCAGCTCGTTGGAGGAGGTCAACAGCAGAGGTGGACATGGCTCGCACCACACCGTTCGCTCACTCCACCTGTCGGCGTGAGCCTCTCCCCAACTCCTCGAGAAAATCCCGGAGGGCCCCTTCTAACATCCGGTACACCTCCTCGAAGTCCTCGAGGCCCCCATAGTAGGGGTCGGGGACCTCGCCGTTTCCCAGCAGCAGCCGGATTTTGTGGCGCGACTGGGGAAACATCCGGTACAAGTGCTCGAGGTGGCTTTTGTCCATGGCGAAGAGATAGTCGTAGCCATCATCCTCGCGCTGGAGCTGGCGGGCGATGTGGGGGAAGTCGGCCCCGTGCCGCTGCAGTACCTCCTTGGCGCGCGGGTCGGCTTCCTCGCCTACGTGCCAGGCGCCGGTACCCGCCGAGTCCACCTCGAACTCGGCTTCCAGGCCGCGCTCGCGGAGCATCCGCCAGAAGATGCCCTCGGCCATCGGGCTGCGGCAGATATTGCCGGAACAGACGAAGAGTACTCGGATCATGGTTGTTCCCAGTAGCAAAAGATCGGCGCGAGTTCCGGAATTAACCGGGGCGACTCGGTCCGGAGGGTGGTCTCTACGGTTCGCATGGCAGGCGCGAGGGGGTCATTGTAGCCGGAGAATCACGCCCTCGTTGGGGCGAAGCTCGAGGGTGCTCTCCACTGCCCCGTACCTGTCCAAGTAAGTCGAGAGCAGGATCTCGCCCGGCGGCACCGCCAGCGTCTTGGGTTCGGCGGTGAAGTTGAGGGCTGCCAACACCACCCGTCCCCGCAGGTAGGCGAACACCCCTTTGGGGGCTTTGTAGCTTTCGTAGGGGGCTTCCCGGAGGCCCGGAGTCTCCCGGCGCACTACCAGCAGGGTGCGCACCAACGTCAGCATGGACTCGGGGTCGGCGTCTTGGGTCTCCACATTACGTTCGGGGTAGTCGGGGTTCACCGGCAACCAGGGCTCCACCGTCGAGAACCCGGCGTAGGTGAAGGGGGTCCACTGCATGGGAGTACGCTCCGGGTCACGCCCAGGGTCCAGACCTTGGTCGCCTGCGAGGCCGCGCTGGCGCAAAGCTGCCGGGTCTTGCACTTTTTCCGGGGGAATATCCCCATCCACCATGCCGATCTCATCGCCGTAGTACCAGGTCGGAGAGCCTGGAAGGGTGAAGAGCATCATCGCTGCCACCCGGGCTTGGGCGTGGCCGATGCGGCTGGCCAGGCGGTGCTGGTCGTGGTTGCCCAGTACCCAATTGGGCGTGGCCCAAGCGGGCAGACTGGCCTGGTACTCCTCCACGATGCGCCGGAGGTTTTCTGCCGTCCAGTTGGATAGGCCCCGGGTGATCAGGTGGAAGTTGAAGGGCAGATGGCAGCCGGGCCGCTCGGGGGTGCCGTAATAGGGGATGAGCTGCTCGTAGGGTAGGTAGATCTCGCCCACCATCATGCGGTCGCCGTCGAACTCATCCAGAACTTGGCGCATCTCCCTTACGATCTCGTGGGTCTCGGGTTGGTCTTCGGTGTAGATGTGAAGATGCCGCCCCCGGTCCCACATCCCCGGCTGCCAGTGGGGGTTTTCTGGTTCGTCGCGGAAGAGGGCATCTTCCACCAACAGCCACATCACGTCCACCCGAAAGCCATCTACCCCCCGGCGCAGCCAAAAGCGCATCACGTCGTACATAGCCGCGCGCACCTCGGGGTTCCTCCAGTTGAGGTCAGGTTGCTCGGGAAGGAACTGGTGCAGGTAGTACTGTCCCGTTTGGGCGTCAAAGGTCCAGGCCGGGCCACCAAAGAAGGACATCCAGTTGTTGGGCGGTCCACCATCGGGTGCTGGGTCGCGCCAAATGTACCAGTCGCGCTTGGGGCTATCCCGCCCGGCACGCGACTCCACGAACCAGGGGTGCTGGTCGGAGGTGTGGTTGGGTACCAGGTCGATAA
This window harbors:
- a CDS encoding pseudouridine-5'-phosphate glycosidase — protein: MRLSAEVETALREGQPVVALESTVITHGLPRPLNLHTAQRLEAAVREEGAIPATIAVLGGEVVAGLGSQELEQLALDDKADKASLWNLAALAAQGKNAGTTVATTTFLAHRAGIAVFATGGIGGVHPDPYDESADLTELARTPIIVVCSGAKSILNLAATLERLESYGVTLLGYRTDKFPAFHTPESPFSLPAKAESPQEVARIYARARELGLPSATLVTNPVSRGLPFEQVQAWVEQANQEAARHGIQGKSLTPYLLRRISELSGGQTDQVNLRLLEENARLAARIAGALVHRG
- a CDS encoding low molecular weight protein-tyrosine-phosphatase, with protein sequence MIRVLFVCSGNICRSPMAEGIFWRMLRERGLEAEFEVDSAGTGAWHVGEEADPRAKEVLQRHGADFPHIARQLQREDDGYDYLFAMDKSHLEHLYRMFPQSRHKIRLLLGNGEVPDPYYGGLEDFEEVYRMLEGALRDFLEELGRGSRRQVE
- a CDS encoding alpha-amylase family glycosyl hydrolase: MARKWWQDAVIYQIYPRSFQDSNGDGIGDLEGICSRLGYLKDLGVDAIWLSPFYKSPMKDFGYDVSDYCSVDPIFGTLADFDRLLEDTHKRGIKLIIDLVPNHTSDQHPWFVESRAGRDSPKRDWYIWRDPAPDGGPPNNWMSFFGGPAWTFDAQTGQYYLHQFLPEQPDLNWRNPEVRAAMYDVMRFWLRRGVDGFRVDVMWLLVEDALFRDEPENPHWQPGMWDRGRHLHIYTEDQPETHEIVREMRQVLDEFDGDRMMVGEIYLPYEQLIPYYGTPERPGCHLPFNFHLITRGLSNWTAENLRRIVEEYQASLPAWATPNWVLGNHDQHRLASRIGHAQARVAAMMLFTLPGSPTWYYGDEIGMVDGDIPPEKVQDPAALRQRGLAGDQGLDPGRDPERTPMQWTPFTYAGFSTVEPWLPVNPDYPERNVETQDADPESMLTLVRTLLVVRRETPGLREAPYESYKAPKGVFAYLRGRVVLAALNFTAEPKTLAVPPGEILLSTYLDRYGAVESTLELRPNEGVILRLQ
- a CDS encoding RodZ domain-containing protein encodes the protein MCETGRRLKEAREAQGRSLAEMARQLSLRKAILEALEECRYEELPEAALSRGYLRRYAQILGLDPEPLLAEFPAKTGSRSANLTGEAAPPRRGLPIWFWTLLLLILIGAGVAAWRLFTIQNKPTTVEVAPPPPPAPPQRVTLRVTTQPPGARVYLDGFLLGQSPVQAPGIEVGERVLRIEAPGFKPYQTTLRLTENKDLSVALEVAPPPPAASNPSPTPANPQTTPPTNTPSVVLRLEGRSWVRVTTANGQKLYEGIPAQGTVLTYSQPVVVRAGNPAAVRVTVNGQDQGVMGQPGQPITRRYPASP
- a CDS encoding fructosamine kinase family protein, producing the protein MSTSAVDLLQRAGLGEYPLEVLSGGMISQVTRAGPYVVKTHAHPPKGMFPAEARGLDALRQAGVRVPQVYWASPEGLVLEYLEPGEPDWEGLARMLCALHRTSAPTYGWDEPVFLGSFALPTGTGEDWTHFWAEHRMRPWLEATWSKLGGLGPRIEKILSSPLPSEGPTLLHGDLWHGNVYFAQSGPALLDPSTWWGERAVDLAMMELFGGFPGEFWRHYQGLCPIPPEVRRAIPAYQLYYLLAHVHFFGTSYLGAVKRVLEQVEQ
- a CDS encoding DUF4388 domain-containing protein, with the protein product MEGDFSLLGPIDLLQLLSQSKQSGGFYVPRGEIYLDKGRPVHASYRGIGGAEGLYRILGLREGPFRFSLGDRTPEQTLTESLEHYLLQAIRQLDERIEVGVFDRVVLTVNNLPSQLTLLPNELAVLSQLNDPLSPLELSARSKFGLEAITALLGHLARLGLVKVQHRLAHTAQLRTALTEGRGTMARLDPLVIRAWMHQYGRFEAVEVQAGERQVRLMIEAQPGAGARMLLTAEGLVFHNLRAEQEVLVWPAL